The DNA segment GCCCTGCACCTGACTTACGACTTCTCGCGCGATCGTATCATCTGGGACACCGGCCACCAGATCTACCCCCACAAGCTCATCACCGGCCGCGCCGCCGAACTGCACACGATCCGGACCAGGGGGGGCCTGATGGGCTACCCCAACCCGGCCGAAAGCCCCTACGACCTGTTCATGACCGGCCACGCCGGCTGCGCCCCCTCGACCGCCCTGGGCCTGAAGCTCGGCGACGAGATCATGGGCCGCGGCGACGCCCACTCCGTGGCGGTCATCGGCGACGGCGCGTTCCCCTCCGGCATCGTCTTCGAGGCCCTGAACCACGCGAGCGGCTCGCGAAGCAAGCTGCTGGTCATCCTCAACGACAACAACATGTCGATCTGCCCGCCGGTCGGCGGCCTGGCCAATACGCTCGACCGGGCGCGGATGTCCACGACCTACCACGACTGGAACAAGCGGGTGAAGTCGCTGCTGCCGTCGATCCCCCTCGTGGGCGAGACGGCCGAGCGCTGGCTCCAGCAGATCAAGGACGGCGTCAAGGCTTCGCTCCAGCACGGGATGCTCTTCGAGGAGCTGGGCTTCACCTACCTCGGCCCCATCGACGGTCACGACCTGAAGGGTCTGCGGACCTACCTTGAGAAGGTCAAGGCGATGGACGGGCCGATCCTGCTCCACGTCCTGACCAACAAGGGCCACGGGTTCGAGCCGGCCGTGAAGGACCCGGTGAAGTTCCACGCCCCGAACCCCTTCACCAAGGCCAAGGAAGGGATCATCCCCCTCAAGATCGCCTCGGTGGAGACCTACACCGACGCCGTCAGCGCCGCCTTGTTCGACGCCTGCGGCCGCAACCCTCATGTCGCCGTCCTGACGGCCGCGATGTGCGAGGGGAACAAGCTTCAGAAGGTCCGCGAAACCTACCCCAAGCAGTTCTTCGACGTCGGCATCTGCGAGAGCCACGCCGTCGCGGCGGCGGCCGGCATGGCCAAGGCCGGCGCGCGGCCGGTCGTCGACATCTACAGCACGTTCCTCCAGCGCTCGTACGACCAGATCTTCCAGGAGGTCTCGCTCCAGAACCTCCCGGTCGTCTTCTGTCTCGACCGCGCCGGGGTGGTCGGTGCCGACGGACCGACCCACCACGGGACGTACGACCTGGCCTACATGCGGATCTTCCCCAACATGGTCGTCATGGCCCCCGGCGACCGTTTGGACGTCGGCCCGATGCTCGACTTCGCCCTCGCCCACGACGCGCCGGTGTCGCTGCGATATCCCCGCGCCGCCACCGAGACGATCGCCCGCGAGCCCCAGCCGATCGAGGTCGGCCAGGCCGAGGTAATCGAGTGGGAAAGCGACGGCATGATCGTGGCCTGCGGCGCGATCCTGGGCACCTGCGTCCGCGCCGCGACGATCCTCCACGAACGGTACGGCCTGAACGTCGGCGTCATCAACGCCCGGTTCATCAAGCCGCTCGACAAGGCGACGATCGGCAAGGCCATCGAGGAAGCCGGGTTCGTCCTGACCGTCGAGGAAGGCTGCCTCGCCGGCGGCTTCGGCTCGGCCGTGCTTGAGGCGGCCAGCGACGCCGGGCTCTCCACCCAGCACGTCCGCCGCCTGGGCCTGCCCGACCGCTTCATCATGCACGCCGAACGCGAGGAGCAACTCGCCGAGGTGGGCCTGGACGTCGACGGCATCGTCGCCTCCGCCGTGGAGCTGGCCCGCACCGTCGGGCTGGAGTTCTCGGACCTTGGCCCCGGAGCGACGACGGTCGCCTCCGATCCAGGGGCGGCGAACGGCGCCCCCCACGCCAACGGATCGGCGATCGCCGCTGGTTCGCCGACCCCGAAGTAAATCGACCCCGACCGGTCCCCGGCGCGCGGGAGCCCTCCCATGGCGACGACCCCCGAAAGCGCCGGTCCCGGACCGGCCGGCCTCCCTCCCCTGCGGCTGATGCTCCTGGGGAACGGCAGCCGCGATGAGGCGCGACAATACGTCGAACGCGTCGAGACGGCCGTCCGCACCGTGCCGGACTTCGACCTGGTCGGCATCGACCTGACGGCGAACTCCGACCTCACCCGTTGCCCGGCCGACGTCGCCATCGTCGTCGGCGGCGACGGCACGGTCCTGCACACGGTCCGTCGCATGGACGGCCGGCCCACGCCCGTCCTGGGCGTCAACGCCGGCCGGCTCGGGTTCCTCGCCGACCTGACGATCGAGACCTTCCTGGAACGCCTCCCCGACCTCGCCTCACGCCGGTTCACGATCGAGAACCTGATGACGATGTCGGTGACCGTGACCTCGGTGAAAGGCCCGACGCGCGTCTTCCGGGCCCTCAACGACGCCGTCATCCGCGCCGCGCCCTACTTCAAGATCATCGAGATCGGACTCTCGATCGACGGCGAGAGCGTGATGAGCTACCGGGGCGACGGCCTGATCGTGGCCACGCCGGTCGGCTCGACGGCCCACAGCCTCTCCGCCGGCGGGCCGATCCTCCCCCCCAACGCCCACATGTTCGTGGTGACGCCGATCTGCGCCCACACGCTCACCCAGCGCCCGCTGGTCGACGGCGGCCACAAGACCTATGAGCTGACGTCCCACGGCGAGGGGATCGCCACGATCCTCGTGGTGGACGGCCAGATCCAGATCCCCCTCCAGGACGGCGACCGCGTGACGATCCGCCGTGGCGACCCGCCCTTCCCCATCGTCCGCCTCCCCGGGCACAGCTTCTACCGCACCCTTCGCGACAAGCTCGGCTGGGGAACCTATCCCGTCGGCGACCGCGGGCCGAGGTCGTAGCCGCCTGGGGACGCATCGCCATTTGGCCTCTCTTGCACCCTGATCGGCCTCCTGATAAGAGTGCAACCGCCCGAGCCATCGCACCGACCTGATTCAGAGAGGCGGAATCACATGCGCATCTCCGACACGGCCACCGTCTACGTCCTGGCGAGCATGGCCCTGACCACGTCGATCGCCGGCATGTCCCTGGAGTCGGCCTCGACGCTCCCTTCCTTGCCGCTCCTGGCGACCGAAGTCGCCACTCCGAAGCATTCCCCCGCGCTGGCCTGGGCCGGACGAGCCCGGTTCGAGGAACAACTGAGGAAGCAGTACCTCGCCGACCTCGGCACGAAGATCTCCCTGGGCCTCCTGCCGGACGACCCGTTGCACGCCCAGTTGCTCGAAGAGTTTCCGAAGCGAGGACGCAGCCACCAGGAACGCCTGACGGCCTCCTACGCCTGGCTCGCAAAAAAGGCCGATATTCGCGTGAACGGCTGGAGAGGAGCCCTGCTGAACGTGGTCGCCACCCCCGAGGGTCACGAGGTTACGGTCGCCCTCAGCCCGGCCCTCTCGACGCCCCGAGGTGGGGGTCTAACGGCCATGCCGATCAGCGAGCGATATCTCAGAACCGACAAGGGATGGACCTTCCTGGGCGCTGACCCAGCGGAGGGAGCCCCACCTATTCTCACGTTCCATTGAGCCTCGAGAATCGCCGGCATTCCCGGAAACGTCGATGGACTCCCTCTCGATCCTCTGGTCGATCTCAATGGGGAACACTCCAGAGGGAGACGCCATGAAGCTCGACCCCGAGACGAACGAGTCACGTCCTTCGCCATCCCCGCTTCTGACGCTTCGCGTGCTGCTCGTCGCATGGAGCGTGAGTGCGGCGGTCGTCGGTCTCGGAACAGGCCTTTTTGAATGGTGGTATGAGCCGGAACGTGTTCCACCCTTCGAGACCCTGTCGACGTACATCCTCTGGCGGAGCCTGAGCGCGGCCCTTGCGACAATCGTCTGTGGGCTGGTCGTCTACTCGTTTCGCCGAGATCGGGATGACTCGTCCTGGCTCCTGATGCCGGGTGTCTTGATCGCCATGCCGATCTCGCGAGCCCACTCCGTTCCCGAAGTCTTGCTCGTTGGAGTTCTGATGGGGCTCGTCATCACGGGCGTGAGGCGCATCAGCTCACGAGCCGTCGACCGCCGCGATCCGGCGAACGAGGCCGACGGCGTTTGACCGACGACGAAGAACAGTCCCGGCGGCTCAGCCGATCTCCAGCACGATCTTGCCGAACTGGCCGGCCTCGTCCATGTGGCGATGCGCAGCGGCGGCGTCGGCCAGGGGGAAGACGCGGTCGACGACCGGGCGGAGTGAGCCATCGGCGAACTGTTCGAGCATCGCGGCGAAGTCGGCCGGCGAACCCATGGTGGTCCCCAGCAGGTTGAGCTGCTTCCAGAAGATCCGTCGCGTCTCGACTTTCGGGACCGGCCCCGTCGTCGCGCCGAAGTTCACGAGCCGCCCGCCGGGCCGGAGCAGGTCGAGGCACTCGTTATAGGTCTCGCCGCCGACGCCGTCGATCACCACGTCGACGCCCTCGCCGCCGCTCATCTCGCGGAGTTTCGCGGCCCAGTCGGAATCCTTGTAGCAGACGCCGCCGTCAGCCCCCAGGGCCTTCGCCCGTTCAAGCTTCTCAGGACTGCCGGACGAGACGAAGACGCGCGCACCCAACTTCTTCGCGAACAGCAGCGCGAACGTGGCGACGCCGCCGCCGATCCCCGGAATGAAGACGGCCTCGCCGGCTTTCGTTGCCGCCCGGCTCACGAGCGCTCGATAGGCGGTCAGCCCCGCAAGCGGAATCGCCGCGGCCTCGTCCCAACCGAGGCCTGTCGGCTTGGGGTGGATGTTCCCCGCCGGGACCTTCACGAGCAGGGCGTACGTCCCGTTGTCGGGGAGGCCCAGGATTCGGAACTTCGGCCCGAAGAACCGTTCGTCGGCGCCCCAGTCGAGGCTCGGGTTGATGACCACCTCGCGGCCGACGAGTGCAGCGTCGGCCCCCTCGCCGACCGCCTCGACGACCCCCGCCCCATCCGAGCCCATGATGATCGGCAGCTTGATCCCCGCATACGCTCCGGTCCGGATCCAGACGTCGCGGTGATTGAGCGCCGCGGCCTTCAGCCGCACGATCGCCTCGCCCGGACCCGGCTCGGGATCGCGGACGTCTTCCAACCGAAGGAGATCGGGACCGCCCAGATCGCGGAGCAGGATGGCTTTCATGATGAGATCCCTGTTGATTCCGAACGGTCGACGAACGGCGAGCACGACGCCTGCCCGTATCGTAGTGCTGCACCGGCCCAGGTCAATCGACTGGTTGCCCGGCCTCTGACGTCGGAATACTCTGAGATGTAAGCTCCTCGATCGCCTTCCCCTCTGAAGAGAGCCACCGTGAACCTCCCTTCTCCCCTGGTGGGAGAAGGGAGGCGGGACCAAGCCCTGCAAGCGAGTCCTCGATAGGTCAAGGAGCGAAGGAGCAACCATGACCGAAGAGCCGGATCACGACGCCAGCAAAGAACCCGAACCGGTCGACGATCGCGAGGCGATGGAGCAGATCGCCGTGGAAATGGCCGAGCTGCTTCGTCGCATGGCCGAGTTTCAGAAGGAGATGGAGCCGTTCCTCCCACTCCTCCTGGAGTCCGAGGAATCGCCCGATGACGAACCGCCTCAGGGCGCCTGACCGTTAGTCTCGCCGACGAGGCTTCATGGTCTCGTCGAGGTCGTCCAGAAGCGCTTCCAGCCCTTCGAGGTGGACGGACGCGGGCGAGCCGCCGGGCCTTGGGATGACCCTGGGCGTCCCGAGGTCGATGCTCTCGATGTAGGTCGTCCCCGGCGTGGGCGTGGGCTCGGGGGTTGAACCGCCGGCGAGCCGCATGTCGATGCGGTCCTGGATCATGGAGACCGTGTTGACGATCTGCATGAGGCCGTCGTATTCGTCCTGCTCGGCCTGGTCGAGGCCCCCCCGCATGGTCTTCTCGACGAGCGCGTCGAGCCGCGCCTTGACGTCGTCGGGCGCGTAGAGGTTCGTGAAGACCTCCGCCGCCTCGGGCGTCAACTGGTCGACGATGGAGTCGAGGAGCCGTTCCAGCAGGGTCGTCGGTGGTGGGGTGTTCGCCATGCCCGCATCATAACCGCGGCGTCGCGGCTGGGAATGCCGTTTCGCCGACGCCGAAGCCCGCCTTGACCCCCGTCGCCATTCACGAGAAGATCCGCCTGGTGTTCAAACGTTTCCCAGGGAGGAGAACGACCATGGCGAGCGAGCCTCGGAAGCCGGGCGAATTCTGCTGGATCAACATCCTGAGCCCCCAGCCGGAAGCAGCGAAGGCGTTCTTCAGCAGCCTGCTCGGTTGGGAGTACGGCGACATCCCCGGGATGGGCTGGTTCATCCAGGCCGGAGGAAGCCCCGTCGGCGGGTTGTTCGACCTGGAGGGTCCCAACACCCCGCCGGGCACGCCGGCCGGGATCGGCGTCATGGTGCTGGTTGAGGACGCCGACGCCATCGCCCAGCGGGCGAAGGACCTGGGAGGCGATTCCAGGCCCGCGTTCGACGTCGGCCCCCAGGGGCGAATGGCCGAAATCATCGCCCCCGACGGCGCCAAGATCGACGTCTGGCAAGCGAAAGGGATGGCCAGTACCAGCGCCGACCGCGCACTCCCGGGCGTCCCCAACTGGATCGAGACGATGACCCCCGACGCCGAACGCGCAGCCCGGTTCTACACCGACCTGTTCGGCTGGACGGTCGAGAAGGTCCCGAATTCGGCGGTCGACTATTCGATCTTCAAACTCGACGGCGTCCCCGCCGCGGGACTGATGCCGCGTCCGGCGGACCTGGAAAAAGTTCCGCCGCACTGGGCCGTCTACATGACGGTCGCCGACGCCGACGCAACGGTGAAGAAGGCCCTCGAACTCGGCGGCACGGTCTTCGTCCAGCCGCGCGACATCCCCAACTACGGCCGCTTCGCCGGAGTGATGTCGCCCCAGGGGGTGCATTTTTACATCATCAAGCACGCGATGTAGCACCGCATCGAGCCCGCCCCGCGTGGGATCGCGGGGCGAGTTCGACGGGTGGAGCGGTTCGGGTCAAAGGTGCCCGAGGCGTCGGCGGATGTTCAGGTCGCCATTGTCGTTCGAGGTGTAGCTGATGAGGTACTGGCCGGAACCGTTGATGCTCACCGAGGGGTCGATCCGGTTGCCGGCGTCGTGGAAGGTTACCTTGTCGGTGGCCGAGACCTCGGCGACGAGGGCGTGAGTCCCCGTGGAGACGGCTCCGTTGTAGACGACCACGTAGGCGCCGCCGGTCCGGGCGAGGGCGACCTTCGGCCGGGTTTCACTCAGCGAGTCGGCCGTGATCGCCTTCGTGAGGCCGAAGAATCCCGAGGCGGAGAGCCGCCGGGCGGAGATGTCGGCGTTGCCGTTGGTCGTGGTCTGCCAGGCGATGACGGCGTTGCCGGCGTTGTCCATGGAGACGCTCGGGTTCGTTTCCGTGGCCGAGGTCGCCGCGACGACCTGGCTTGAGAGGATCGCGCCCGCCGCGGTGTAACGATTCACCAGAATGTCGTGGTTGTTGACGCTGGAAGCGACCTCGAAAGCCACGTCGAACCGGCCGTCGGGCGTCATCGCGACAGATGCGTCGTCCTCCGTCAGCCCGCTGATCGCGAGGTTGGTGGTGCCAAGGAGGTTGTTGGCGGAATCATACCGCTTGGCGAACACGTCGGGGTGGTTGTTGTTCGTGTCGCGGGTATAGGCGACGACGAAATCGCCGCGGTCGTCCATGGCGACCGACGGATCGTGCTCGCGGAAGGTGCCGACGCCGACGCCCACGGTCCCGCCGACGCGGGCGCCTGACGGGCTGAACCGCTGCGCGAGGACGTTGGAATCGCTCCCCGGCCCGTCCTGGACCCAGCTCACGACGAAGTCACCGTTCTTGTCCATGCCGACGGAGGGCGTCCGCTCGTTGAACGGAGTGTTGACGACGACGATCTCCGGGCCGACCTTCTGGCCCGCGGAGTTCAGGCGTTGGGCGAGGATGTCATGGTCGGTGGCGCTGAAGGTGTCGACCCAGACCACCACCGACGAGCCGTTCGCCGAACTGGCGTTCACCGAGCCGAACTGGGCGTTGCGGGTGGTCGTGTTCACCGTCCCCGAGATCTCCGACGCCAGCGACATGAGCTGTCGGCCTTCGAGGGTTTCGAGTCGGGGACGCCTCTTGCTGCGACCGCGAACGGACCTGAAGACGGTGCCGGCCATGGGAACCTCCGTGAGTTCGTGGGTCGAGTCGTTGAGCGTGGGGACGGGTCGCGTCGACTCCTCCCTCCGCTCGTAACTCAACAACCGCGGCTGCAACCCAACAGGCTTTCCAATTTTTTCCTCCGTCCCGCCTTCCTCTCGCAGACCGACTGCGCCGGATGGACGACTTGCATCATCTGGGAAGGCCCGACTTCCCCGATCCTCCTCCGTTTTTCGTCCTCATGATCCAATTCTGCGACACCATGCCTTATAGAGCGTGTTCCTTGACAACCCGGCTGTCGGAGTGGATGCGCGGAGCGACCACGGGGCCCCCGCCGTGGGGAGTCTTCCGCGCTCAAGGCCGCAGGAATCCGTCGTGAGTCGCTCTCCGCAGGATCCCGAAAACGGGTCGAACGAAGCCACCGAAAAGGACGACCAGCCCAACCGCAACTCGCTTAATATCAAACGGTTACACCGACGCACCCCCGCCCCCCGCGAGGCGCGACCGAAGCCAATCGAACCCACCCATCGAGATCGACGGGCGAGCGGGAGACCGCCCCCCAACCGAGGTGGGGGGCGGCGCGAAGGTTACTTGCCGATCTCGACGAGGACCGAATCGACGGTCCCCTTGAACGCGTGCGGCGACGCGTAGGGGCCGACCGTGCCGGCGGCGTCGCGGCCGACTTGCAGGCCGTCGACGGGCTGACGCGGGATCAGCTTTCCCTGGGCGGATTCGGCGGCCTTGCCGTCGACTTCCAGGGTCAACTTGCCGGTCGCATCGAGTTTGGCGACGAGGGTGTGCTCGCCCGGCGTCAAAACGTCGCCGGCGATCCGGGTCATGTTGTTGCGGCCGGTCCCCGTGCGGACCAGGAACGTCGGCCGGGCGTCCTCGACGTAGAGCGTGTAACCGGCGGCCGCCCCGCCGTGGGCGACGATGACGCCGTCCGGCTTCTGGGCCCGGGTGGTCACCTTCGCCGTGACGGTGATCGGCTGGGAAGCAATGTTCGGCGCGGCGCCGTCGCGGAGGTCGGCGTCGGCCTTGAGGTCGAACCGGGTCTGCTTGCTGACGGTCCGAGCCGGGGCGGCTCGCCAACTCCCCAGCGGCAGGACGTTGGCCCGAGCGGCGTAGGCGTCCCAGGCGGAGGCCATCGCGTGGACGCGGTCGGGATGCTTGGCCGCCAGGTCATGCAGCTCGGAGCGGTCCTCGGCGATGTTGTACAGCTCCCAGGGCTGATCCGATTTGGCCACGAGCTTCCAGTCGCCGTCGCGGACAGCGCGGTTGCCCTCGTGCTCCCAGAAGATCGGACCGGGACGGTTCAGCGACTCGCCGTTGAAGGCCGGGCGGAGGCTGACCCCCTCGCGAGGCTTGATCGCCTGGCCGTCGAGGGTCGTCGGGTAAGGAGCGCCGGAGAGATCCACGCAGGTCGCCATCAGGTCGATGAGATGGCTGGGCTGGGCTTCCAGCTTTCCCCGTCGCTCAGGCTTGATGCCGGCCGGCCAGTGAGCGACGAGCGGGGTGGAAATGCCGCCTTCGTGGGTCCAGTGCTTGTACTCGCGGAAAGGGGTGTCGCTGACGTTCGCCCAGCCTCGGCCGTAGGCGACGTAGGTGTCGGCCGGTCCCGGCATGACCCCTGGCCCGGTCCGGACCTGACGGCCGTCGCGAGTCTGCATCGGCGGCGAACCCTTGAGCTGGAGGTCGTCCGGCCCCATCGGCTTGAGGTCGCTCACCGGGGCCTGGGTCTTCTCGCGGCCCATGTCCTCGGCGCAGGC comes from the Paludisphaera rhizosphaerae genome and includes:
- the dxs gene encoding 1-deoxy-D-xylulose-5-phosphate synthase — its product is MLNPDSILSRIGSPADLKDLSDTELEQLADEMRAELLGVVGRRAAHFASNLGVVELALALHLTYDFSRDRIIWDTGHQIYPHKLITGRAAELHTIRTRGGLMGYPNPAESPYDLFMTGHAGCAPSTALGLKLGDEIMGRGDAHSVAVIGDGAFPSGIVFEALNHASGSRSKLLVILNDNNMSICPPVGGLANTLDRARMSTTYHDWNKRVKSLLPSIPLVGETAERWLQQIKDGVKASLQHGMLFEELGFTYLGPIDGHDLKGLRTYLEKVKAMDGPILLHVLTNKGHGFEPAVKDPVKFHAPNPFTKAKEGIIPLKIASVETYTDAVSAALFDACGRNPHVAVLTAAMCEGNKLQKVRETYPKQFFDVGICESHAVAAAAGMAKAGARPVVDIYSTFLQRSYDQIFQEVSLQNLPVVFCLDRAGVVGADGPTHHGTYDLAYMRIFPNMVVMAPGDRLDVGPMLDFALAHDAPVSLRYPRAATETIAREPQPIEVGQAEVIEWESDGMIVACGAILGTCVRAATILHERYGLNVGVINARFIKPLDKATIGKAIEEAGFVLTVEEGCLAGGFGSAVLEAASDAGLSTQHVRRLGLPDRFIMHAEREEQLAEVGLDVDGIVASAVELARTVGLEFSDLGPGATTVASDPGAANGAPHANGSAIAAGSPTPK
- a CDS encoding VOC family protein, which gives rise to MASEPRKPGEFCWINILSPQPEAAKAFFSSLLGWEYGDIPGMGWFIQAGGSPVGGLFDLEGPNTPPGTPAGIGVMVLVEDADAIAQRAKDLGGDSRPAFDVGPQGRMAEIIAPDGAKIDVWQAKGMASTSADRALPGVPNWIETMTPDAERAARFYTDLFGWTVEKVPNSAVDYSIFKLDGVPAAGLMPRPADLEKVPPHWAVYMTVADADATVKKALELGGTVFVQPRDIPNYGRFAGVMSPQGVHFYIIKHAM
- a CDS encoding NAD(+)/NADH kinase, which translates into the protein MATTPESAGPGPAGLPPLRLMLLGNGSRDEARQYVERVETAVRTVPDFDLVGIDLTANSDLTRCPADVAIVVGGDGTVLHTVRRMDGRPTPVLGVNAGRLGFLADLTIETFLERLPDLASRRFTIENLMTMSVTVTSVKGPTRVFRALNDAVIRAAPYFKIIEIGLSIDGESVMSYRGDGLIVATPVGSTAHSLSAGGPILPPNAHMFVVTPICAHTLTQRPLVDGGHKTYELTSHGEGIATILVVDGQIQIPLQDGDRVTIRRGDPPFPIVRLPGHSFYRTLRDKLGWGTYPVGDRGPRS
- a CDS encoding zinc-binding dehydrogenase, encoding MKAILLRDLGGPDLLRLEDVRDPEPGPGEAIVRLKAAALNHRDVWIRTGAYAGIKLPIIMGSDGAGVVEAVGEGADAALVGREVVINPSLDWGADERFFGPKFRILGLPDNGTYALLVKVPAGNIHPKPTGLGWDEAAAIPLAGLTAYRALVSRAATKAGEAVFIPGIGGGVATFALLFAKKLGARVFVSSGSPEKLERAKALGADGGVCYKDSDWAAKLREMSGGEGVDVVIDGVGGETYNECLDLLRPGGRLVNFGATTGPVPKVETRRIFWKQLNLLGTTMGSPADFAAMLEQFADGSLRPVVDRVFPLADAAAAHRHMDEAGQFGKIVLEIG
- a CDS encoding arylsulfatase encodes the protein MRFLCGTLVAGLLALGTIEAVADEAKRPNVVLIMSDDMGFSDLGCYGGELTTPNLDALASGGVRFTQFYNTARCCPTRAALLTGLYPHQAGIGHMMEDRGVEGYRGVLNRNAVTIAEVLRPAGYRTYMLGKWHVTRFTGPNGDRSTWPLGRGFDKYYGTIAGAANYFDPGNLCRQDKLITIENDPEYKPESYYFTDAISDNAVKYIAEHQKESPEKPFFMYVAYTAAHWPMQAPDAVVAKYKGKFDAGYAPFREARLQKMKEMGLLPKNAEMSPIAEDWAAVSDKAREARCKEVYAAMVEVMDAGIGRIVSQLKTTGQLDNTLVLFLQDNGACAEDMGREKTQAPVSDLKPMGPDDLQLKGSPPMQTRDGRQVRTGPGVMPGPADTYVAYGRGWANVSDTPFREYKHWTHEGGISTPLVAHWPAGIKPERRGKLEAQPSHLIDLMATCVDLSGAPYPTTLDGQAIKPREGVSLRPAFNGESLNRPGPIFWEHEGNRAVRDGDWKLVAKSDQPWELYNIAEDRSELHDLAAKHPDRVHAMASAWDAYAARANVLPLGSWRAAPARTVSKQTRFDLKADADLRDGAAPNIASQPITVTAKVTTRAQKPDGVIVAHGGAAAGYTLYVEDARPTFLVRTGTGRNNMTRIAGDVLTPGEHTLVAKLDATGKLTLEVDGKAAESAQGKLIPRQPVDGLQVGRDAAGTVGPYASPHAFKGTVDSVLVEIGK